Proteins from a genomic interval of Caulobacter sp. NIBR1757:
- a CDS encoding class I SAM-dependent methyltransferase codes for MSDGWNESADAWVASQGQGGDWSREYVLDAPMLARVRATVPANALDVGCGEGRFCRMLRDTGVAAIGVDPTAALLDTARRLDPTGDYRSGRAEGLDFAEASFDLVVSYLTLIDIPDVRAAIAEMSRVLRPGGRLLIANLNSFTSAGMTLGWSDLTDGRRAYAFDDYLDEKAEEVAWQGIRILNWHRPLSTYMTLCLEQGLILTHFDEPPAHGGDPQKIARHRRAPWFVLMEWAKPPA; via the coding sequence CGACTGGAGTCGCGAGTATGTGCTCGACGCCCCCATGCTGGCCCGGGTGCGCGCAACCGTGCCGGCCAACGCCCTGGATGTCGGCTGCGGCGAGGGCCGGTTCTGCCGGATGCTGCGAGACACGGGCGTGGCCGCCATTGGCGTCGACCCGACCGCCGCCCTGCTGGATACCGCGCGGCGGCTGGATCCGACGGGCGACTACCGGTCCGGCCGCGCCGAGGGGCTGGATTTCGCGGAGGCCAGCTTCGACCTTGTCGTCAGCTATCTGACCCTGATCGACATCCCGGACGTCCGCGCCGCCATCGCCGAGATGTCGCGGGTTCTGCGGCCCGGCGGGCGGCTGCTGATCGCCAACCTCAACAGCTTCACCTCGGCGGGCATGACCCTCGGATGGAGCGACCTCACGGACGGGCGGCGGGCTTACGCCTTCGATGATTATCTGGACGAGAAGGCCGAGGAGGTCGCCTGGCAGGGCATCCGCATCCTCAACTGGCACAGGCCGCTGTCGACCTACATGACCCTGTGCCTGGAGCAGGGCCTGATCCTCACCCATTTCGATGAGCCACCGGCCCACGGCGGCGATCCACAGAAGATCGCTCGCCATCGCCGCGCGCCCTGGTTCGTGCTCATGGAATGGGCCAAACCGCCCGCTTGA
- a CDS encoding zinc-binding dehydrogenase, with protein MTTGLELRSKITSDGKLELSLEEVTVPEPAAGQVVIRVEGSPINPSDLGLLTGPADLSTLVAGGTADRPTLTASIPPERMPMVAARLDESMAVGNEGAGTVIAAGAGAEGLIGKRVAALGGSMYATHKIAPAAACLPLPDDATAADGASCFVNPLTALSFPETMRMEGHKALVHTAAASNLGQMLVKICQADGIPLVNIVRSPAQVKILKDLGAKYVLDSTTPTFKADLVDALAETGATIGFDAIGGGPLAGDILAAMEVALNRTATTYSRYGSATHKQVYVYGGLDLRPTEIPRNVGLSWGMGGYLLTYFLQKAGPEVMARLRARVAAELKTTFASHYTAELSLAEALNPDTLKAYSRKATGEKYLINPAK; from the coding sequence ATGACCACCGGTCTGGAACTGCGCTCGAAGATCACCTCGGACGGCAAGCTGGAGCTGTCGCTGGAAGAGGTCACGGTCCCCGAACCGGCGGCCGGACAGGTTGTCATCCGCGTCGAGGGTTCGCCCATCAACCCGTCGGACCTCGGCCTGCTGACCGGCCCGGCCGATCTGTCCACCCTGGTGGCCGGCGGAACCGCCGACCGCCCGACCCTGACCGCCAGCATACCGCCGGAACGGATGCCGATGGTCGCCGCCCGCCTGGACGAGTCGATGGCGGTCGGCAACGAGGGCGCCGGCACGGTGATCGCGGCCGGGGCAGGGGCCGAAGGCCTGATCGGCAAGAGGGTCGCGGCGCTCGGCGGCTCGATGTACGCCACCCACAAGATCGCCCCGGCCGCCGCCTGCCTGCCGTTGCCCGACGACGCGACGGCGGCCGACGGCGCCTCCTGCTTCGTCAACCCGCTGACGGCGCTGTCCTTCCCCGAGACCATGCGAATGGAGGGCCACAAGGCGCTGGTCCACACCGCGGCCGCCTCCAACCTCGGCCAGATGCTGGTCAAGATCTGTCAGGCCGACGGCATCCCCCTGGTCAACATCGTCCGCAGTCCTGCGCAGGTGAAGATCCTGAAAGACCTGGGCGCCAAGTACGTCCTCGACAGCACCACACCCACCTTCAAGGCCGACCTCGTCGACGCCCTGGCCGAGACCGGCGCCACCATCGGCTTCGACGCCATCGGCGGCGGCCCGCTGGCCGGCGACATCCTGGCGGCGATGGAGGTGGCGCTGAACCGCACGGCGACCACCTACAGCCGCTATGGCAGCGCCACCCACAAGCAGGTCTACGTCTACGGCGGCCTGGACCTGCGCCCGACCGAGATTCCTCGCAACGTCGGCCTGTCCTGGGGCATGGGCGGCTACCTGCTGACCTACTTCCTGCAGAAGGCCGGTCCTGAGGTCATGGCCCGCCTGCGGGCCCGCGTCGCCGCCGAGCTGAAGACCACCTTCGCCAGCCACTACACGGCCGAACTGTCCCTGGCCGAGGCCCTGAACCCCGACACCCTGAAGGCCTACAGCCGCAAGGCGACGGGCGAGAAGTACCTGATCAACCCGGCCAAATAG
- a CDS encoding glutathione S-transferase family protein, producing the protein MELVIGTKRWSTWSMRPWLVLKATGAPFTETLIQLREVETSTAEIRRHSPSGLVPALKDAGVVIVDSLAICEYLAERFPGLWPADPVDRALARAAASEMHSGFGALRRECPMELGLRTTQPMSPEVEKDVRRIVELWMGLLDRSGGPFLLGGWSIADAFFTPVATRFESYGLDLKICGDDGRAQAYAEALLQTPEYLAWLADA; encoded by the coding sequence ATGGAACTGGTCATCGGAACCAAGCGCTGGTCGACCTGGTCGATGCGGCCCTGGCTGGTGCTTAAAGCTACCGGCGCGCCGTTCACCGAGACCCTGATCCAGCTGCGCGAGGTCGAAACCTCGACCGCCGAGATTCGCCGGCATTCGCCGTCCGGCCTGGTCCCGGCCTTGAAGGACGCCGGTGTGGTCATCGTCGATTCGCTGGCCATCTGCGAATATCTGGCCGAGCGGTTCCCCGGACTGTGGCCGGCGGATCCCGTCGATCGCGCCCTGGCCCGCGCCGCCGCCAGCGAGATGCACAGCGGCTTTGGGGCCCTGCGCCGGGAATGCCCGATGGAGCTGGGGCTGCGGACCACGCAACCGATGTCGCCCGAGGTCGAGAAGGATGTCCGCCGCATCGTCGAACTGTGGATGGGCCTGCTCGATCGTTCGGGCGGGCCGTTCCTGCTGGGCGGCTGGTCGATCGCGGACGCCTTCTTCACGCCGGTCGCGACGCGATTCGAAAGCTATGGTCTCGATCTGAAAATCTGCGGTGACGACGGCCGGGCTCAGGCCTACGCAGAGGCCCTGTTGCAAACGCCCGAGTACCTGGCCTGGCTGGCCGACGCCTGA
- a CDS encoding serine hydrolase domain-containing protein produces the protein MIDSGGAGTPHGRMRVVLLILLLVLGWPVMALAQPFTADEQRRVDTLVEAALARSKVPSVSVAVVRGGDLAFVKAYGQAALEPARAADAKARYDIGSVSKQFTATLLLKLVDEGRVGLDDPVGRYLPGVTAGGRITVRQLLSQISGYVNYWRVDFLPPSMRQDTAPQAIVDRWGRAPLVFEPGAQWQYSNTNYVLAGRIVEVVEGRPLSALLEERLFRPLGMTSARFGPPRPEDGDAAGYTRVLLGPNRRAEVVPQGWTFGAGGLSMTAEDLARWDLGMLRRRLLSPAGYAAQQAEARLTDGSGSGYGLGVYVGDANGHRVISHDGAAIGFVAQNRVYPDDGLAIVVLVNADYGGASHEVAEGLQAMLLGPPPAPVTPTAAAPPRTRPVHAETTGLARRIFDDLAAGRLEEARFTPDGLSYFTAERRADLTSSLTALGPPARFDLVTHGPWAGFDGSIHEIGWADRTLILIMFRADDGRLEEYYLFSPD, from the coding sequence ATGATTGACAGCGGCGGAGCCGGCACGCCCCATGGCCGCATGCGTGTCGTGCTCCTCATTCTGTTGCTTGTGCTGGGCTGGCCGGTGATGGCTTTGGCCCAGCCGTTCACGGCCGACGAACAAAGGCGGGTCGACACCCTGGTGGAGGCTGCGCTCGCCAGATCAAAGGTTCCGTCCGTCTCGGTCGCTGTCGTGCGCGGCGGAGACCTGGCCTTCGTCAAGGCCTATGGCCAGGCCGCGCTGGAGCCGGCGCGGGCGGCGGATGCGAAGGCCCGGTACGATATAGGCTCGGTCTCCAAGCAGTTTACGGCCACCCTGTTGCTGAAACTGGTCGACGAGGGCCGGGTCGGACTCGACGATCCGGTGGGCCGGTACCTGCCCGGGGTGACGGCCGGCGGCCGGATTACGGTGCGCCAGCTCCTGTCGCAGATCAGCGGCTACGTGAACTACTGGCGCGTGGATTTCCTGCCACCGTCGATGCGTCAGGACACTGCGCCGCAGGCCATCGTCGACCGTTGGGGCCGCGCCCCGCTCGTCTTCGAGCCCGGGGCGCAATGGCAGTACAGCAATACCAACTACGTCCTGGCCGGCCGGATTGTGGAGGTGGTCGAGGGCCGGCCGCTGAGCGCCTTGCTGGAGGAGCGACTGTTCCGCCCGCTGGGGATGACCTCGGCCCGCTTTGGACCGCCCCGGCCGGAGGATGGCGATGCGGCGGGCTATACCCGCGTGCTCCTGGGGCCGAACCGGCGGGCGGAGGTTGTGCCGCAGGGCTGGACCTTCGGCGCCGGCGGGCTGTCGATGACGGCCGAGGACCTGGCGCGCTGGGACCTGGGCATGTTGCGGAGGCGGCTGCTGTCGCCGGCCGGATACGCCGCCCAACAGGCCGAGGCCAGGCTCACGGACGGCTCGGGCTCAGGCTACGGACTAGGGGTCTATGTTGGCGACGCCAATGGCCACCGGGTGATTTCGCACGACGGCGCGGCGATCGGGTTTGTCGCCCAGAACCGGGTTTATCCCGACGACGGCCTGGCCATCGTCGTTCTGGTCAACGCCGACTACGGCGGGGCCTCCCACGAGGTCGCCGAGGGACTGCAGGCGATGCTTCTCGGCCCGCCGCCCGCGCCGGTCACACCAACTGCCGCCGCTCCTCCGCGGACTAGGCCGGTGCATGCAGAGACCACCGGGCTGGCGCGGCGAATCTTCGATGATCTGGCGGCGGGGCGTTTGGAGGAGGCGCGCTTTACCCCTGACGGGCTGAGCTACTTCACGGCCGAAAGGCGCGCCGACCTGACGTCGAGCCTGACGGCCCTGGGTCCACCCGCGCGATTCGACCTGGTGACGCACGGGCCCTGGGCCGGGTTCGACGGCAGCATCCATGAGATCGGCTGGGCGGACCGGACGTTGATCCTGATCATGTTCCGCGCCGACGATGGACGGCTTGAGGAATACTACCTCTTCTCGCCGGACTGA
- the radC gene encoding DNA repair protein RadC, with amino-acid sequence MRHAASLEDIATTPLLWADFASAPAVETEANPNAGHRDRLRERARKGGLSALPDYELLELFLFRSVPQGDVKPRAKALLTRFGSLAAVLAASVEDLCTVKGIGPAVALDLSALHEVTLRAHREPIVKRTVISSWTALLAYVKLALAHEPREQFRVLFLDKKNQLIADEVQNHGTVDHAPVYPREVMRRALELSASNVILVHNHPSGDPTPSHADIDMTRQIVEAGRTLRIGVHDHLVVGREGVASFRSLGLM; translated from the coding sequence ATGCGCCACGCCGCCAGCCTGGAAGACATCGCCACCACCCCCCTGCTGTGGGCTGATTTCGCGTCGGCTCCCGCGGTCGAGACTGAAGCCAACCCGAACGCGGGTCACCGCGACCGCCTGCGCGAGCGGGCCCGTAAGGGGGGCTTAAGCGCGCTTCCCGACTACGAGCTGCTCGAGCTGTTCCTGTTTCGGTCGGTCCCGCAAGGCGACGTCAAGCCCCGCGCCAAGGCGCTGCTGACCCGCTTCGGCAGCCTGGCGGCGGTGCTGGCCGCCTCGGTCGAGGACCTTTGCACGGTGAAGGGCATCGGGCCGGCGGTCGCCCTGGACCTGTCGGCGCTGCACGAGGTGACGCTTCGGGCCCACCGTGAGCCGATCGTCAAGCGGACGGTGATCTCGTCCTGGACCGCCCTGCTGGCCTACGTGAAGCTGGCGCTCGCCCATGAACCGCGGGAGCAGTTCCGGGTGCTGTTCCTCGACAAGAAGAACCAGCTGATCGCCGACGAGGTGCAGAACCACGGCACCGTCGACCATGCCCCGGTCTATCCGCGCGAGGTCATGCGCCGGGCGCTGGAACTGTCGGCCAGCAACGTCATCCTGGTCCACAACCACCCCAGCGGCGACCCCACTCCCAGCCACGCCGACATCGACATGACCCGCCAGATCGTCGAGGCCGGCCGCACCCTTCGGATCGGCGTGCACGATCACCTGGTGGTCGGGCGGGAAGGCGTCGCCAGCTTCCGGTCTCTGGGTTTGATGTAG
- the map gene encoding type I methionyl aminopeptidase, translating into MTYSVDEDIEFETRTGEIKIHGAEGFEGMRKAGLLAAQCLDMLIPHVVPGVLTSHLDDLAREFILERGALPACLFYKGYGHTVCISRNHVVCHGIPGDWALREGDVVNIDVTVIVDGWHGDTSRMYGVGKVSARARRLVDITYEGLRLGLDAIKPGATLGDVGHAIQKYVEGQRCSVVRDFCGHGLGRVFHDSPNVLHFGRPGTGPVLKPGMFFTVEPMVNLGKPQVKVLSDGWTAVTRDKSLSAQCEHSCGVKDDGTIEIFTASPTDQFKPEILAD; encoded by the coding sequence ATGACCTATTCCGTCGACGAAGACATCGAATTCGAGACCCGCACGGGTGAGATCAAGATCCACGGGGCCGAGGGCTTCGAGGGCATGCGCAAGGCCGGCCTGCTGGCCGCCCAGTGCCTGGACATGCTGATCCCGCACGTCGTGCCGGGCGTGCTGACCTCTCACCTCGACGACCTGGCCCGCGAGTTCATCCTCGAGCGCGGCGCCCTGCCCGCCTGCCTGTTCTACAAGGGCTACGGCCACACCGTCTGCATCTCGCGCAACCATGTGGTCTGCCACGGCATCCCCGGCGACTGGGCCCTGCGCGAGGGCGACGTCGTCAACATCGACGTCACCGTCATCGTCGACGGCTGGCACGGCGATACCAGCCGCATGTACGGCGTCGGCAAGGTCTCGGCCCGGGCCCGCCGCCTGGTCGATATCACCTATGAGGGCCTGCGCCTGGGCCTCGACGCCATCAAGCCGGGCGCCACGCTCGGCGACGTCGGCCATGCCATCCAGAAGTACGTCGAGGGTCAACGCTGCTCGGTCGTCCGCGACTTCTGCGGCCATGGCCTCGGCCGCGTCTTCCACGACAGCCCCAATGTCCTGCACTTCGGCCGCCCCGGCACGGGGCCGGTGCTGAAGCCCGGCATGTTCTTCACCGTCGAGCCGATGGTGAACCTCGGCAAGCCGCAGGTGAAGGTGCTGAGCGACGGCTGGACGGCGGTGACCCGCGACAAGTCCCTGTCGGCCCAGTGCGAGCACAGCTGCGGCGTCAAGGACGACGGCACGATCGAGATCTTCACCGCCTCGCCGACCGACCAGTTCAAGCCGGAAATCCTCGCCGACTGA